CTCCAGAAAGCGCGAGACACCCCAGGGCGTTTCATTGGACACGCCTATGTGACGTACCTTGCCTTGACGCACAAAATCGTCCAGTACCGACAAGGTTTCTTCAATAGGGATGGTGTCTTCTTCTTTCCACGGGTAGCTACGCTGTCCAAACGTCACTGTACTGCGATCTGGCCAGTGCAGCTGATACAGGTCCAGATAGTCTGTTTGCAGCCGACGCAGGCTGTCATGCAGGGCTTGTTCCAGATTCTTGCGATCCAGGCTAGTGCCGCCATTGCGGATGTGGCCAGGGCGCTTGGGGTCACGTTGGGGACCGGCGATTTTGCTGGCCAGAACAATGTCCTTGCGGCGGCCGGTTTTAGCCAGCCAGGTGCCGATATATTGCTCGGTCAAACCTTGCGTGGTCGCCATGGGGGGAACAGGGTACATCTCGGCGGTATCCACCAGATTCACACCCAGTTCCAGGGCAAGGTCCAGCTGAGCGTGTGCATCGGCCTCGCTGTTCTGTTCCCCGTAAGTCATGGTGCCCAAACCGATCAGGCTGACATCCAGGTCTGTATTGCCCAGCTTGCGGTATTTCATTTACTTCGACTCCCGAAAACGCAGGGCCGGGCGGCCCTACAAACCGTGCATGGTAGCGTATTTAGCCAGCCTGCCGCTGTGCCGATTGAACTGATTCTTCATAAAAAAACCATCGCAAGTTATTTGCGATGGTTTTGCGTTGAGGCACTACTGTAGTGCTGAGCTGTTTTAGGCCGCCTCATCATGCTCCGGCAAGGCAGGGGGAGCAGGTAGTGGACGATTCGGCAGCAAAGGCAAACCGTGCTTGCTGCGCAAACGTTGGCAATCCACATTTGGGCTGCCATCCAGTTCCCAGATTTGGTAATCACGACAGGGGGTAGGACGATCCGGATAGATAGCGCAATGAATCCCGGGCTGGCCCAAAGTGCCACGCAAGGCAATACAGCGACCTTCACCTTGCTCGGTTCCTTTCATGCAGGCGCGCAGCGGACCAACCTTGGTGGTCAACTCGACCGGCACCGTACCGCCAGTCTCGCCGCTTAACTCACCACTATAAAAAGACACCCGAAAGTGCGAACAGCACACACCACAGCTTAAACAGGGGTTCTCGTCAAAAATCTCGTCATTGGGGGGCGTATAAAGCACCGCTTCCAGCGTAGTTTCCTGAACGCCAGGCAAATCCAGCAGTTGAGTCGGGGTGGGCGGGAGAGAAGAGCAAGTCATGTGCGTAGGTGTCCCGTAGCGGCCGCAGATCCGTTTCAGACGAGATCGATGATCTGCAGGCGTAAAGCAATTATTTTATTTTTGCCCGAAGAACTTGAATAGAAAAATCGTGTGG
This genomic window from Alcaligenes faecalis contains:
- a CDS encoding YkgJ family cysteine cluster protein; protein product: MLYTPPNDEIFDENPCLSCGVCCSHFRVSFYSGELSGETGGTVPVELTTKVGPLRACMKGTEQGEGRCIALRGTLGQPGIHCAIYPDRPTPCRDYQIWELDGSPNVDCQRLRSKHGLPLLPNRPLPAPPALPEHDEAA
- a CDS encoding NADP(H)-dependent aldo-keto reductase yields the protein MKYRKLGNTDLDVSLIGLGTMTYGEQNSEADAHAQLDLALELGVNLVDTAEMYPVPPMATTQGLTEQYIGTWLAKTGRRKDIVLASKIAGPQRDPKRPGHIRNGGTSLDRKNLEQALHDSLRRLQTDYLDLYQLHWPDRSTVTFGQRSYPWKEEDTIPIEETLSVLDDFVRQGKVRHIGVSNETPWGVSRFLELSRSRSLPLIATIQNPYNLLNRVFEEGLSEFCRYEGLGLLAYSPLAMGVLTGKYDNGARPEKGRLTLYSRFTRYDAPRAREAALAYNELARENGLTPTQLALAWVNQQAFTSSNLIGATTLEQLRENIASVDVQLSDELIAKINAIHHHTPNPAP